The segment GAGTTTTACTCATGTGCTCCACACACAGGCTTGCTCCCTTCCTCACTCAACATGTGCACTCTCTTTCTCTGTACGCACTCTTAAAGGAGCCACACCATTCTTACAACAGTAGTAAATATACTCTTCGTTGCCTTAGCAGTTCATTATAACGTGGTCCAAGTCCACATTGActtgctgtttttgtccttttgtttttttgttgttttttttccagccggAGTGACGGGCGTTCTTCCCACAGAGATCTTCAATCAGGCCACTCGGCCAGCTGCCTACATGATCGCTGGCTCCATGATGTGGCTCAACCTGTTTATCGTCGGGATGATCTTCCCATTTCTTGTGGTCAGTTTGCTGCTGAATCCATTGCAATCATTAACATGAACAAGCATGACCATTTTCAAATAAAGTGCAGATCAGTAAAACCCAAGTCTGAGGCAACATGTGAAACTAACTGATTTATGGTTGTAGACCATGCAgtaaaaaaattattgttttccttttctttgcagAGTGGATTGAGAGAATACTGTTTTGTGCCTTTTGGAGCCGTGTGCCTGTCATCAGCGCTGTACATTGGCCTGTTTCTGCCTGAAACGAAGGGAAAGTCTCTGTCGGCCATCACACGCGAATTCAACAAGCTGAACTTTAAGGGCCAGGACAAACTTTCAGAATCACAGACTGAAACTCAGTATCAGCTGGGAGAAGTGGGTCTCTCCACAGCCTTTTagacttaaaattaaaatttgtttgatcttctaaaaaacatgaaaaacactgtttttgatcatttacaATTCCAGTAAGTTCTGGATGTTTACATAAGTTTGGCTGTAAGTGTTTCAACTATGTTTCTCTCTTTGGAACAAAGTGGTCTCAAACTAGAAATAATGTCCTGTTATCAGCTGAAACTAATTTGAATCATTATCAGCATCAAAGTCTTTGTTCAGGATCTACTCATccttaaaaacactttgttaaaacctccaaaaagaaaaataaaacaaacgttACATTAAAGACCAAAAGGTCTGCCAAAATACCAAACAAAGATAAAGCCTGAGTAAATTAATATGGTGTAATGTAATtgattaaatcagatttataatggcctgaaaaaaggcaaaaaaaaagtatctgaaacacacatcaaaagggaaaaattaaagtttaaatctctgtttttgGAAAAGCAATTGTAGTTGCACTTGGTGCAGATTTTGGGgatgttttattatataaacttatgtgaaaatgatcatttacaGCATGTGTCACCGACAACAATTCACAATTAGTCCAATGATTGTcatgttttcaataaatttttaaaaaaagaaagcagaaaaacattttttcttcttttatgacAAATCAGACCCAAGGTGAAATTAACCAAAAGGGAAGAAGATGAGCTGCGTGTCCCAAAGTGTATGAACACATTTATTCGTTGTaagcccccctcctccctccaaAATCCAAATAATGTCTAACTTGTGGACAGACGATACTCGTAGTTCTAACTTCCGCAGGAATCAACCAGACAGACCAGGTTCAGTCTAGAGCAGCGTTTGGCCATCCCTGCTGCTCACGTCAAAACGTGACGACGTTGCTCCAACAGCACGAATGGTCAACTAACATCTGTCAAAGTGTAACTTCCTGTGGCATCCTTCAAATACGCTGGACCTCGGCTCGTTCTGCAGCCAGCATCCAACGAGCCTCCAGGAGACATGGGGCTCACAGCCGGGAAGGTAGGAGGATTTTACTCTGCAGCACTTACTGTGCTCTTGAATCTGGATTTAGGCTTAAAGATGTGTCAGAATTTGATTTGAGTGTTTAAAAGTCAGACTCAAGAAAGCAAATATATACATTTGTCAATATTAGAAGacatttcctgatttttttcttcacttttagcTTCACATTAtggtaatattaaaaaatgcaacGCTTCTTAGTGCAGtatgcttttcttttcagggtgcttatataaaaaatgaatcagGATCTTTAGATTTGTTACTTCTTTGTATTTATATGTAGCAGATATTGTTATTTTAAGATTGCAGTCTTTGATACTTTAACTTTTGCTCCTCATTTGACACAATCTGAAGGTGAAACAAGGTTCTACGatgtataaatgtgtttttatttatttattgggggtttttttaacaaaaactgttgCTTCATGTGTTTCCAGTCTATCCATTCGAGAGGAACTAAAActattaactaaaataaaaaaactaatactCTTAATACTGCTACTTATGTTTCTCTGATGCAAATCACTTGAATTTAAGgacaaatttaaacatgaagttttacaaacacagaaGAGTCCACAAACAACATGAGACGTCCACTTCTGAAGTTTTAATCTATTTcacaacacaagaaaacatcttaaagggactatttaaaaaaataatctagtTTAAACTCTGACACAAAACTGTAGAGATTTTTTTCCAATCTGTTGCATAAAGTTTTCCCTAAAAGAAAATTCAATACTATAATCCAAGACCGATGAAAATTTGGCTTTAAAGAGTTTTCAAAAGCTCATAAAAACCTTGATTAAACTACAAAAAGTACTTGTTTTGCAAACTGACCCACATTTCAGCATATAATGTCcgtataaaacattttgttttagtttggggggaaaatgtaaataaattaataaataaatcctgcagAGCTTTGTAAAAGTCCAGCCTGAGAAAGGCATGAAAGGGAAACCTAAAGCTTCCTGTGTAACagtcaaaggaaaacaaaaatgtaacaagTTGTGGTTTAAATTGAAGtttagcaataaaataaatgtttttctataaaaaacaaaatcaacaaaatgaagATATTCAAAAGTccttaagagttttattgtttactaacaaagcaaattaaaaactggACAACAGGAAATCATTAAAGTAGTTATTACAGGAAGACAGGAAGGTGCTCCATGACTTCATCAGGGAGGATCCGTTGTGTTAAACACGCAGGCGTTATGTAACGTTCTAACCATTAAACACGTTTGGAGCATGAGCTTACTGCAATATTCAACAGAATCTGCTCCTTCCCTCTGTGTTGAATcaaaaaacattcagtgtcCACTTTTATCTGTCAGCTGCAACACTGGAGGCTTTACCTGCTAGCGCTGGTTCTGGGAATCGGAGGATCATTTCAGTACGGCATCCAAGTTTCTGTCATCGCCTCTCCAGCAAAGgtgaaatctgctgaaatcCATCACTTCATGGACTCATAACTTACTGCTGATTTACTgggtttatattttatattttcctcaGCGCGTTGGTCTgttaagaatgtttttaaatgtcctaTGGAAGTAAACATTGTCCTGCTAATAAAAGTGCCCTTAAAAAGTGTGAAGaacaaaaagcttaaaagaGCTTCAAAATGTCAAAGTAGAAAATCAGAATCCTTAATAATTCTGACAATATTGGTCAGGTTTGAGAAGttcaacagatttttgttttgattcattttggcTGCTTCAGCTCCCCCCTTTGACCTCTGAAACGTTCCCTCAGCACATTCAGAGTTTCGTGAACTCCACGTGGATGCTGCGGTACGGCGCTCCAGTGGCCGAGTCCACCAACCAGCTCATCTGGTCCTTCATCGTCGCCGTTTTGAGCCTGGGGGCCTGGGCCGGGGCCATTCACAGCGGCAGCCTGCCCGTCATCCACGGAcggtgaaacaaaaaaaaaacacacaagtttgtattttgaTCCATATTAGAACATTgaattgacttccattcatttctgtagcttAACCCTGAACCTAACCTTAAACCTAAcctaacctaaactcaattaatattttaacccTAAACCTGAAGCCCTAACCCAAAAATGATGTTCTACCATATTAGGACTTTGGCTCCTATAAGGATTGCCTTGTTTCAGGTTCCACTGGAGTTCTGGTCTAGATGacatcaaaaatacaaaaacaaaaacaagaacaaaaagcaaacaaaacaaactgacaatACAGTATAAAATACATAGAGAAAATCTGTGAAGAACTAAAACAATGAGCCTTAAACCTCTTGCAATACAATGTTTCCTCTGATTCTGCAGAAAAAAGGCTCTCCTGATCAACAACGCCGTGGCGGTTGTTGCTGCCTTGCTCATGGTCTTCAGTCGCATGGCGAACTCCTTTGAGATGATCCTGCTGGGACGATTTCTCTATGGATACAATGTCGGTATGTCAGTGATATTTAGTGTCCCCTGTGTGTGGTTTCCTTTCTTCTCCTACCCTGCTCATCCGGTTTGTCTCCACAGGCCTCGGCCTCAGCGTTCACCTCATGTACCTCGGGGAGAGCGCGCCGAAGGAACTCAGAGGTTTCCTGACCCTCACCTGCTCCATTTTTATTGGCCTGGGGAAAGTCACGGGCCAGATAATTGGCATTGAGTAAGAACTCACAACTCACAACACAACTTTGAGGCACAGAAACCAAGGAGCTCGGGGTTATAAGTGCAAACATTTCCCTTTTCTGGTTCCAGTTTAAAGCACAACACATGAAGCAGTTATCCTCCTAATGACAGTAAATCTTAAtcagaatgtatttttttctaactgaGCTGTCTTTTCTTTATGCTGTGTTCAGGGAAATAATGGGAACAAAAGAAATGTGGCCGTGTCTCTTAGCTGTTAGCGGTATTCCAGCCGTCCTACAGTTCGTGATGCTTCTTTTCTTCCCTGAGGCCCCCAGACATCTTTACATTGATAAAGGAGACACTGAAGGCAGCAAAAAAGGTGAGAGGGCAGAATCTGCTTTGTGGTTAAAGAGTATGATCACAGATCTGATTTATGTTTCAGACTGTAAGTCACCTTTTCAGGAACTTTCTCTTAAAACATCATCTCCGTGTTCATAGAACAGACATCAAATCTTTGTGCGCTCTTcgttgcttttgtcttttcatttgaTGTATTTATGCGCGTGCCAGCCTTGCAGTGGCTGTGGCAGAAGGATGActtggagctggagctggaagACAtgcagaaggaaagaaagagcgTACAGGGAGAGAAGGCCAAAACCGTGAAGGACGTGTTCAGTTCTCGCTGCGTGAGGTGGCAGCTGCTGACTCTCGCCATCCCCTGTGCCGGTGTTCAGTTCTGCGGCAACAACGCAGTAAGTTTGTGTCAGCCTTTCATTCACAAGACAACAACTAAATATGGACTCACTTTATTCCCAGTTTTGCCTGTTTGACTGTCTCTCATCTGTCAATATTTCAGCTGTACTTTTACGCCTTTGACATCTTCCGTGAGTCTGGAGTACCAGAGACCCAGATGCAATACTTGGCTATTGGTATCGGAGCAACAGAGCTAATCACCGTAACGTTGTGTGTGAGTTTATCGTAAAAAGCAGGACTAAATTTAACTGCACGGTCAATACATGTTTTCATATTAAAATGTCAGACTTTTCCAGTCTCAAACATCCAGACTTCTTAGTCATTTTTAGGTCTAAGTACAAACAGTTCCTGGAAATGTGAACCAAAATACCAGCAGCTAAAATGTTAAACTCAGACTCTGCTGTTTAGATTCACCAACAGGGGCCATCATATCGACTTTg is part of the Kryptolebias marmoratus isolate JLee-2015 linkage group LG4, ASM164957v2, whole genome shotgun sequence genome and harbors:
- the LOC108231252 gene encoding solute carrier family 2, facilitated glucose transporter member 11-like, whose product is MGLTAGKLQHWRLYLLALVLGIGGSFQYGIQVSVIASPAKHIQSFVNSTWMLRYGAPVAESTNQLIWSFIVAVLSLGAWAGAIHSGSLPVIHGRKKALLINNAVAVVAALLMVFSRMANSFEMILLGRFLYGYNVGLGLSVHLMYLGESAPKELRGFLTLTCSIFIGLGKVTGQIIGIEEIMGTKEMWPCLLAVSGIPAVLQFVMLLFFPEAPRHLYIDKGDTEGSKKALQWLWQKDDLELELEDMQKERKSVQGEKAKTVKDVFSSRCVRWQLLTLAIPCAGVQFCGNNALYFYAFDIFRESGVPETQMQYLAIGIGATELITVTLCSFLIDRAGRKKLMGYGYLLMGVTMCVLTVMLSMKDLNPQIPYVCIGLIFSVICIYGLGPSGVSMALPADLFLQAWRPSAYVISGTINWLSMFVIGMLFGYIVEALGQFCFLVFVAYSIFSAAFMIYFVPETKGKTMIEITEDFNKLNYKNRKSDVENTKVATKL